The following are encoded together in the Streptomyces sp. NBC_00341 genome:
- a CDS encoding carbohydrate ABC transporter permease gives MSVDTRRAAPPTTPALRGRSTTARRRRRWGNPLAGLGSLVWLVIVVVPLYTLVSSSLMHQDEALSGDPLAFPSHPTLDNYNSVLHSGFLTLLANTAIVAAATVAIVLVLSVPVAYVAVRTRSRLSSLAFRTFLLGVAIPAQAVIVPLYLLIGKMGLYDTLPAIILPTAAFAMPVAVLVLSGTMRDVSEEMYEAMALDGATPLRMLWQLAIPMSRAGISTVAIFSALQAWNGFLFPLILTQSEEKRVLTLGLFNFMSQFGVNIPAVLAAIVLSVVPIFAVYLVARRALVNGLMGVGGK, from the coding sequence ATGTCAGTCGACACCCGTCGTGCGGCGCCGCCCACGACACCCGCGCTCCGGGGCCGGAGCACCACCGCCCGCCGGCGCAGGAGATGGGGGAACCCGCTGGCCGGCCTCGGCTCGCTGGTCTGGCTCGTCATCGTCGTCGTACCGCTGTACACGCTGGTCTCCTCCTCGCTGATGCACCAGGACGAGGCGCTCAGCGGCGATCCGCTGGCGTTCCCGTCCCACCCCACGCTGGACAACTACAACAGCGTGCTGCACAGCGGCTTCCTCACCCTGCTGGCCAACACCGCGATCGTGGCCGCCGCCACCGTGGCCATCGTGCTGGTCCTCTCGGTGCCCGTCGCCTATGTCGCGGTCCGCACCCGCAGCCGGCTCTCCTCGCTGGCCTTCCGGACGTTCCTGCTCGGCGTGGCCATCCCGGCGCAGGCCGTGATCGTGCCGCTCTACCTGCTGATCGGCAAGATGGGCCTGTACGACACGCTGCCCGCGATCATCCTGCCGACCGCGGCCTTCGCGATGCCGGTGGCCGTCCTCGTCCTGAGCGGCACCATGCGGGACGTCTCCGAGGAGATGTACGAGGCGATGGCGCTCGACGGCGCCACCCCGCTGCGGATGCTGTGGCAGCTCGCCATCCCGATGTCCAGGGCCGGCATCAGCACCGTGGCGATCTTCTCGGCCCTGCAGGCCTGGAACGGATTCCTCTTCCCGCTGATCCTCACCCAGTCGGAGGAGAAGCGCGTCCTGACGCTCGGTCTCTTCAACTTCATGTCCCAGTTCGGCGTGAACATCCCCGCCGTACTCGCGGCGATCGTGCTCTCCGTGGTGCCGATCTTCGCCGTGTACCTCGTGGCGCGCAGGGCGCTGGTCAACGGACTGATGGGGGTGGGCGGCAAATAA